One window of the Podospora pseudocomata strain CBS 415.72m chromosome 7, whole genome shotgun sequence genome contains the following:
- a CDS encoding hypothetical protein (EggNog:ENOG503P3VN; COG:J), which produces MSNVSADLIWEVTRLQNAFLVKRKESGGIQFSRDPLNLTNVHSRKYAGYVNDKAIGVVAGENNTIQVISKKVSAGNKPASGRTVSTIGASKANRKTYKSIAKQTAKYRGDLRQVAVARASAIRASQRPVKPSPEPKLRGNAAKKAAEKSE; this is translated from the exons ATGTCCAACGTCTCTGCTGATCTCATCTGGGAGGTTACCC GCCTCCAGAACGCCTTCCTCGTGAAGCGCAAGGAGAGCGGTGGTATCCAGTTCTCCCGcgaccccctcaacctcaccaacgtCCACTCCCGCAAGTACGCTGGTTACGTCAACGACAAG GCTATCGGTGTCGTTGCCGGTGAGAACAACACTATCCAGGTCATCTCCAAGAAGGTGTCCGCTGGCAACAAGCCCGCCTCCGGCAGAACCGTCTCTACCATTGGCGCCTCCAAGGCCAACCGCAA GACCTACAAGTCTATTGCCAAGCAGACCGCCAAGTACCGTGGCGATCTCCGCCAGGTCGCCGTTGCCCGCGCCTCCGCCATCCGTGCTTCCCAGAGACCTGTGAAGCCCTCCCCCGAGCCCAAGCTCCGTGGCAAcgccgccaagaaggccgccgAGAAGTCCGAGTAA
- the ERG3 gene encoding c-5 sterol desaturase (EggNog:ENOG503NVB3; COG:I): MDVVLEVCDTFLFDYMYQWVLPARPAPSGLTSQTFANGTSMSTWQYKPATEYLYLTPSQAAYGSLWARDNIWRQGVSLFLILWIFGFLVYFVFASLSYLFVFDKKTFEHPKFLKNQIWLEIKQANEAMPIMALCTAPLLVAEVRGYGFLYDTLDEAPWPWWNWFQIPLFLFFTDFGIYWIHRGLHHPWVYKHLHKPHHKWIMPTPFASHAFHPLDGYAQSLPYHIFPFIFPLQKVAYVALFVFINFWTIMIHDGEYIANNPIINGAACHSIHHLAFNYNYGQYFTLWDRIGGSYRAPEQEMFQKEVKMSEEHWKKEVEVMEQIQLEVEGEDDREYEPEMETKKRQ, encoded by the exons ATGGACGTCGTCCTCGAAGTTTGCGATACCTTTCTGTTCGATTACATGTACCAATGGGTGCTCCCAGCGCGTCCAGCTCCATCCGGCCTCACATCCCAGACCTTTGCCAATGGCACCTCCATGTCAACATGGCAGTACAAGCCCGCGACAGAGTACCTGTACCTGACACCATCACAAGCCGCATATGGCAGTTTATGGGCTAGAGATAACATCTGGCGCCAAGGAGTGTCGCTGTTCCTCATTCTCTG gaTCTTCGGCTTCCTCGTCTACTTCGtcttcgcctccctctcctacctcttcgtcttcgacAAGAAAACCTTTGAGCACCCCAAGTTCCTCAAGAACCAAATCTGGCTCGAAATCAAGCAAGCCAACGAAGCCATGCCCATCATGGCCCTCTgcaccgcccccctcctcgtcgccgagGTCCGGGGTTACGGTTTCCTCTACGACACGCTCGACGAAGCCCCCTGGCCGTGGTGGAACTGGTTCCaaatccccctcttcctcttcttcaccgaCTTTGGCATCTACTGGATTCACCGTggccttcaccacccctgGGTGTACAAGCACCTCCACAAGCCTCACCACAAGTGGATCATGCCCACGCCCTTTGCCAGCCACGCCTTCCACCCTCTTGACGGCTATGCGCAGAGCCTGCCGTATCAcatcttccccttcatcTTCCCGCTGCAAAAGGTGGCGTACGTGGCGCTGTTTGTGTTTATCAACTTTTGGACGATTATGATTCACGACGGGGAATACattgccaacaaccccatcatcaacgggGCGGCGTGCCATTCGATTCATCACTTGGCCTTCAACTACAACTATGGCCAGTATTTTACTCTGTGGGATCGGATTGGCGGGAGTTATAGGGCGCCGGAGCAGGAGATGTTCcagaaggaggtcaagatgaGCGAGGAGCAttggaagaaggaggtggaggtgatggagcAGATCCagctggaggtggagggggaggatgatagGGAGTATGAGCCTGAGAtggagacgaagaagaggcagTGA
- a CDS encoding hypothetical protein (BUSCO:EOG09265I7S; EggNog:ENOG503P72Q; COG:S): MTYLFYSTLTLLTFILTTLAYLFRATWLPHLSQSRTASYLYSRLPGNSSFEADMEAGLSSSNFDLNANLAAGDSRSGLDEGAKREILQIMKKRRLKFDEARRVYMEQRFAANGIGADGRPRDPKFVSFS; the protein is encoded by the coding sequence ATGACCTACCTCTTCTactcaaccctcaccctcctaaccttcatcctcaccaccctcgcctaCCTCTTCCGCGCAACCTGGCTCCCCCATCTCTCTCAATCCCGCACAGCCTCGTACCTCTACTCCCGCCTCCCGGGGAACTCGTCCTTTGAAGCCGACATGGAAGCCGGTCTCTCGTCGTCGAATTTCGATTTAAACGCCAACCTGGCAGCGGGCGATTCCAGGTCGGGGCTGGACGAGGGCGCGAAGAGGGAGATCTTGCAGatcatgaagaagaggaggttgaagtttGACGAGGCGAGAAGGGTGTACATGGAGCAGAGGTTTGCGGCGAATGGGATTGGGGCGGATGGGAGGCCGAGGGATCCAAAGTTTGTTAGTTTCTCGTGA